The sequence below is a genomic window from Lolium perenne isolate Kyuss_39 chromosome 7, Kyuss_2.0, whole genome shotgun sequence.
gacaactacggcggcaagcgtcacagtgaccagccggaccgccggtacggctccgcccacgtagccgccgtggcagacaacgcggcaggcggcagccgccgccagaagcaagaccggcaatggaagccgaagtacaccttcgagcagatgctcgactcgccgtgcaagtaccacagcggcaagaacccctccaaccacaccacccgcgactgccacttcatgaagcggctgacaagcggtgaacccctcccgcctcccccccgcctccaccagccggcgggccgggtggccaagccggcgcagagaacgccaacctcgagcaccacgaggctaaccaagtgcaccatgccggccgatatctggccgaagatgctacctacatcatcttcacctccgagcccgaggacaagacgagccagcagagccgttccctcgaggtcaatgcggtcataccgccggtcccccaagaCGAACCgtcgagcaggccatcacttttgatcgccgcgatacaccggctgtcctgccgaagccgggcagctacgccatggtcctcgaccccaccatcggcacaacccggcgcagcgtgcgtttttcgcgcgtcctcatcgacggcggcagcagcatcaacatcctctaccgcgacaccgcccgcaagctgggcatccaagaggccgagttgcgccccacccccaccgtcttccatggcatcgtgccaggccactgctgccagccgatcggccggatcacgctggaggtgatgttcgggaggccggaccacttccgcaccgagagaatcgagttcgaggtggtggacctcgtgagtccctaccacgcgctcctgggcaggccggccctgaccaagttcatggcggtgccccattatgggtacctgaagatgaagctgcctggccccaagggggtcatcaccgtagccggcgactatcgccgctccatggactgcgccacgcagagctccaagatggcccagacgctggtcatcgccaccgagaagcagctcatccgcgacgccgtcgccctcgccaaggccgcgcagacagacatgccggctgcaggcaacccggctgggacaactcacttccagccggccgacaacaccaaaaagatcctgctggacccggcgcagccggacaagtacgtcaccatcggtgccggcttgagcaagaaataggaaagcgagctcaccagcttcctccgtgagaatcgggacatcttcgcatggactccaagagacatgccgggtgtgccgagggagttggctgagcaccacctccacgtccggcctgaagccaagccggtgaagcagcctctcaggcgcttcgccgaagagcgaaggaaggccatcggtgaagaaatcgcccggctcctagctgccgacttcatcatggaagtgctgcacccggactggttggcgaatccggtcctggttttgaagaagaacggctcctggcgcatgtgtatcgactacaccagcctgaacaaggcgtgcccgaaggatcccttccccctgccgcgcatagatcaagtcatagactcgactgccggctgtgaactgttgtctttcctagacgcctattcaggctaccaccagattcctttgaatccggctgatcaaataaagacttcgttcattaccccgtacggggcttattgctacacgactatgccgttcggcttgaaaaatgcacgcgccacctaccaaaggtgcatgcaaaaatgcttacaggatcaaatcggcagaaacgttcatgcATATGTGGATgacgtcgttgtaaagaccaaggagacgactaccctccttgatgacctgagagaaaccttcaccaatctgagaagatttctgatgaagctcaacccggccaagtgcacattcggcgtgccgtctggccagctcctcggctacctcgtctctcagcgagggatcgaagccaacccggacaagatcagtgccctggaaaagatggaactgccgcagtgcctcaaggacgtccagaagttcgctggctgcctggcttccttgagccgcttcgtcagccggctgggggagaaggcactgcccctgtatcaattgatgaagaaggcggacaaattcgtctggtcaccgcaggcggatgaggccttccttgacttgaagcgcgtgctctcgaccgcgccaatccttgcaacgccggcttcaatggagccgatgctgttgtacatcgcagccaccaatcgagtggttagcgttgtcctggtggtggagcgcaaagaagacggcagggagcagctggtccaacgtccagtctattaccttagcgaagtgctctcccagtcgaagcaaaactacccccactaccagaaagtcacctacggcgtctacatggcggccaagaagctgaagcactaTTTCCAAGAACACCCCATCAAagtggttgccacagcacccttggcggaaatcataggcagcaaggatgccaacggccgggttgccaagtgggccctggagctagccgcccacaccatcctctacgagccacgcacagccatcaagtcgcagatcctcgcggacttcttcgtcgactgggctgagatgcagtacctgccgcctgtgccggattccatacactggaagatgcacttcgacggttcgaagatgcgcaacggcttgggagccggcatcatcctcacctctcccaagggagaccggctggactacgtcctgcagatccacttcgccgcatccaacaatgtggcggagtacgaagcgctcattcatgggctgaagctggccaaggagattggcgtgcgtcgcatactttgcttcggcgactccgacttggtcatacagcaagcatctggcgactgggacgcgaaggacgccaacatggcctcataccgcttccatgtccagcagctatccggcttcttcgacggctgcgaattccaccatgtgccacgggcaaacaacgaggcggctgacgccttgtccaagattggctcaacccggcaagccattccgccgggcatcgccctggcggttctcaagaagccgtccgtcataccgtcaccggattcggattcaatattcgtaccggctgacccgggggcttctcagccaaacccgggggcttcatcgcccaagtcgggggctaacaagccgaacccgccggctaccatgccgaacccggggacttctcagtccaacccgggggcttcatcgccaaactcgggggctagcaagccaaacccgccggctagcaagccgaacccggcgaccatgcagtcggatccggaagctcccacgcaggaggccccgttggttagcgtatttgagataagatgcgtaccttcatgggcataagaattcctctcctacctcaccgacggtgtgctgcctgaggatagagtccaggccaggcagattgagagaagggccaaggcctataccatcatcaaccaccagctgtacaaacgcagcgtaagtggggtgttccagcggtgcgtcgagccggctgaagggattgaactcctacgggaaatccatcaaggagagtgcggacatcacgcctcatccagagccatagtggccaaagccttccggcacggtttttactggccgactgcgctcaaagacgcagaagagttggtgaagaagtgcaacggctgtcagcgcttcgcaaagaagagacaccagccagcttccgccttaaaaaccatccccatcacatggccatttgccgtatggggcttggatatggtaggcccattcagaacggcgcgaggcggcatgacacatctcttggtaatgattgacaaattcaccaagtggattgaagccaagccgatcaagaaactggacgggtccacagccgtcacattcctcaaggaaatcattgtgagattcggctacccccatagcattatcaccgacaacggcagcaatttctcccaaggcatcttctctcgctattgcggggaaatggggatccggatggccctatcttctgtggcacacccagagtccaacggacaggtggaaaaggctaacggcttagtcttagccggcatccggccccggctgatggagccgctcgagcgagcagccggctgctggattgaagagctgcccaatgtgctatggagcctgcgcacaacgacaaaccgctcagtcggcttcacaccatttttcctcgtatatggggccgaagccgtcctgccgactgatatcgagcacgacgcgccaaggatcaagctctacactgaagccgaggccaaagaagctcgcgaagatggagttgacctggtcgaagaggcccggctgctggctgcgtctagatctactatctaccagcaaagcctccgacgctatcacagccggaaggtccagcccttagcattccgagaaggagacctagtgctccggctgatccagcggacagccggacagcataaactgtcatccccatgggagggtcccttcatcgtgagcaaggcagtaggcaatgattcctactatctcatagatgcccaagaggctaagaaaaacaagccggacaaggctgacgaggagactaaacgtccctggaatgtcaacttactccgcccattttacacatgagagcaggaatgtatgtatcccttgtatcccttttgtaagctatgaaaaagcacgcgccaagagcgccgtttccgacaagtttttcgcgtactttacctctgtttcgccaattggcttgaaccctctcacacagtcggctcagtaacgtgatccggtttccgacagccggcttccgatccagctacagaccgcaacccggctgtccggctggcgggagtaaggcctagggagccggcacgcgaaaaaacgactaagggaaagagtaaaagcgagttgacttgcaacttttcatataagtgccggattgccgaattcagctcgttcgggcGGAAATCATcgacctcacccagcggcccgctcttgatccgacgacggatcgcaagtcggacgtacgaccggcaagagcacagccaaatagtggggcggatgggaaaaagcgaacgaatcgaaagaaagcaactcggcacacaaatgattaacaaacacattaagtgtaacataattaaaggacgataatattcatacatgcgcacccggcatcccggggatttaataaattgtcttggcaaaagaacagctgaaaagcaggtaaactaagccggaggggcatcagcggagccggctgccgggtcatcctcgggcgcgtcttccgcctcctcatcttccatgtaatcttcatcggatggaggagggttcgggtccgcgacgaaggcgcccttgtcgacgaagtcggcgatggcgctggctcgggcaagacgggcggccttgagttcggctgggagcttgtcctccacgccggctcgccggaactcaagctgccccaggtccacctcgttgtaccaagagaggatgaaagacagcgccatgtcggtgccagcgcgcgtggccgactccttccagtcgaggaagcgatccggcgcccgctccatgagggaggtgaggctggagatatcttgcggcaccgcctcctcaggccacagcatcggcgccagctcttcaaccgccttccggagctcccagccgagcttggtgatgggctcgacgcgggcagccatggacgccatatgatcctccatggagaaatactccgagctgccctcgccggtctcctgcctcctggactcgcgcgcagcgccaacggctgccaaagccgcgtcctgcgtctccgggaaggccgctgcaagaagaagcaagtcagaattcatcgaagccgaaataagctgaaaaatgcaaattttcgaagtcctaagccaaaaggaaaagcctggcggcagccagcaagaaccgactgccaccagcccgaagatggagatagcaaagacatcagaagtttctgccgccggctgccaacgaaagccggcagccgacagccgaaagccggcaaagggaaaggaacactaaggtgcactcacccgccaagccgcgatcaagtgcgccaatctcatccgtctagcgcttggcggtagccgtcaactccgtggacttggcggtgacctcctcttgcagcacaagccgctgcttctccacctccgttagccgccggctcagatcgtccaccttctccttctccgccgtcctaagggagttgagctcagagaggtggttctgctccagcaggcgcagccgtgccagctcctgctcagctagcttgagcttggcggctgaagaacggcccgcctcctcgctctcggcgcactgggcgcgagcagcccggagatccgactccagccgcgggaccttggcggcttcaactgtgaggcagccggaaagaaacgtcagccaacgaagattcaaaagaaaataagacatcaaGTCGAAAGAAGCAAGAGCTCACCCTTGGCggtttccagctcgcgggccaagtcggcccggtccagcttggccttgtggtaatgggtaacggcgcgattgtacaaagtggtgcgccgatccatcacggcctaaggaaaagagaaagtcagtcagctaggcgaaacccgggccggctccaagcagccggcccatgcctcggagggctaccaggatgataaccaaatcaaaaaacagataaagcttaccttgccggcttcctccaccttggcaacgctggccgcggtctcggcagccctggccttgaggtgggcctgcaggctggagaagaacatctccaccgatgcttggccagggttcccctcccggctggtcacctcgtaggagtcggcgcggagccacgcctgctccatggtggcagccgagccgaggctggagtcggaggcggatggcacCTGAAGGAGAAGTgtgcccttggccacatgcaggccctgctgcgacgccgatggggtctccgtcctcaccagtgcgcgcgagtcggcgccctccatgcgcgccggctcatcccttgccggctcccgccTGGTTGGCTCACccctcgtcggctccggcggcggcgacgctccgggcgcagcagatggcccagccggcgcagctgtctccggcgcctgaggtgccccctccgggctctcgtccagctccaccacgttgggcctggtgccggctccggtcgcaggcggcacagctctgccggctccggctccggtcgcggacGGTGCAGCCTTTCCGGCTCGGCTCcggtgaaggcggcatgccccggccggcccggCGGCGGGGTCCGGAAaggcgagtccggcgcgggaacatgtcgtccagcgtcggccgccgagtcggctcgacccgcgtgccgcgatcaggcgctgaggccagcggcacggcgaaggaaggtgcccctacggaaggcgcagtacccgcaggcggcggtggcgtaggagcgcgcgatgaaggctgcggcgtcggctccctcctttggcgcagcggcggcgacgcgcggagcctgccgggagccgccgccctgggcaaacttgatgggagccctagccggaccaacaaagagaagataagcataaaaagtaaggaaagaaaaggaatcaaacaagaaagagaaagagaactcacccggcctgctccggaaccttcttcggctgctgccggcggagcttcttcgccttcgcctccaaggcggcagtggagcgaggctcgctggcccgcttcttcccctggcgcgccgaagtcgccgtggtgcttggcggcctcacgcgcagaggcacggccgggatcggccccgtgccggacgtcgccggctcctcgtcctcctgctgctctggtgaggggggcggtgacatgggcatacccttcgggtacccattattagtataccaggctcggcccaatatggagaaggcacaatatggagagaaggcccaacaaggcaacccgaagaagtagtcgactaggactcttgtaaaaccctaggctggttgcatatataaagctagccagggcacccgaaataggggaggccaacagatagacagaatagacaacatagatccgcctatggcgacaccctgtaaacatattatgctcatatactggattgctagcagcacgtagggatcctccaccgaggggacccgaagctgggtacgtcgtgtgcctaatctcgaccccggaatctccatcgtcgctctcccgaaaccctagtctacaatacgtaggcattgccgaggtgttccctcgtcaattggcgccgtctgtgggaatcgcgacgactggattttgttatccgggcgAGATCCTTCGAGTTCATCATCAACAACTTTCAGTTCGTCATCAACTACTACATCTACCGGCCGGCCAGATTTTTTTTTCGCGTCATTAGCAGTCATCAGATCCCATCTGGCCGGTTCGTCAATAAATTCGCGGCTGCGACCGATTGCCTTGGGGAGTACGTCGCGCGTGTGAACTGTGAAAAGAGAATCGCGTGCACACGATCGAAAGGAGACAAGCAGATTTCATCACGTGAAGGCTAAAGACCAAGAGCAAGGAGTTCAGATCGGCGGTTTCGAAGTTGCGCGAACTTACAGGTTGGCTTGTCGCGAAATCAAGTTGGCTTGTCGCGAACTTACAAGTCTAGTAGGCAATCCGATAGAATCATTGCATCAATTCCTAGAAAGTTTGGTCTGCCAAGAAGAAGCAACGTCTACGTCCATCAAGCACAGGAAGCTGTCACGCGGTTTTGTCCTTCGGCACGTCCGGTCGTAGCGGCAAGATTGGGTCAGAGCAGAACACCGATCGTGTAGAAAAAAAAGGAGGCGATCTATTCCAACGAAGTTTAAGTCAGAAATCTCACGGTGAATTTCCAAGCAAGGAGAAGACAAAAAGAGACTTCGTGGACTCGTCCGAAATTCATCTTCGTGGATTTATTATCCGACATAAAGGCTTTCAGGGGCTATATTTCCAGTTAATTATTATTTACAAAAAATTATTTGGTCAAATATTTTTCGGCACTGTTATTTGCACGCAGATTTTTGCGCCGTAATATAACTACAGATCGGAACAAGTTTCAACTGCTTCGCCACGCACAGTCACCCGGGGGCTCGTTTGTTGCATCGCGGGCTCAACATATTCGGGAGCTCACCCGTCGCGGACCCATCACTTCATCGACTACTACTACATGGACCTGACCATCCAATACAAAAATATCAGATCGCAATAAAACTTCGACCTCCACTGCTGCGCCGACCCCGTTCGCCATGGCGCTCACTATGTTTCGGGGCTCATCCATCGAGGATCCGCTACATCTACCACGTCCACCGCTTCAACTGCGTTTGTCGGACGACCTACTTCCACGTTCACTCCGTCGCGCCTgataaaaaagctaagtgtttCCTCTCCCGAGAATTAATAATTTACTTTCGCCATACCCGAATACTCGGGGGTTGCGTCATTACATTATTACAGAAAATTCACCCAAACACTGGGGCTGCGCCATTACTTCGTTAtcacaaatatactcggttacttggtgaatttcatTTTCTTTGgctctggatatattttctccggctcagtggaattattttctccggatcagcggattcatcttctatgatatcagcggattcagtttctatggttattactggatttatcaggtcaatggattcatcctctataatatcaacggattcatcttctatggtcattactggattcttcggttcaatggattcatcctctatgatatcggcggattcctcttcaatatatgctctatatttaatggcgtaatcttcaatatggattcatctcaaatactttaTCTTGGATTCATCCTCATGGACTCATATTATATTATTGAcaatggcttcatcctaaatggcttcaccttatatgacgccgcgactacgtcaacttctttcgacatcatggctaacactcgggggctcgaccatGACTTCGCCTTGGGTCGCAACTGCGACACAGCATCTAAGTAACAATCATAACGTCACCCCAGCAGCGCTCGGGGGcttggctatttcttcatcagcaatttggcggcatctattatcgctatttggtggtttctacttcggttCGACTTCCTCTATGCAGTCGAAGACTTCATCGCGCGTCGACTCCATCGTACCCaataaagctaagtgttcctttatcttacacaaagttgattatcatctacttttgccgcacccgatgctcgggggctgcgcggcgtatatgcactttacatatcatcgaatctgagcatctgacaccgcatgcgaaaaagagagtcaaggaaaagatagaaaaagtttgtttatttttgcaggagaaagcaa
It includes:
- the LOC139833716 gene encoding uncharacterized protein, whose translation is MDRRTTLYNRAVTHYHKAKLDRADLARELETAKVEAAKVPRLESDLRAARAQCAESEEAGRSSAAKLKLAEQELARLRLLEQNHLSELNSLRTAEKEKVDDLSRRLTEVEKQRLVLQEEVTAKSTELTATAKR